The region GGCCCTCAGCAGTAAATGGCAATGTAACGATAGATATTACCAACGATCCGGCGTCTCTCGCACTTTTCGCGACGATTGGTGCAGAACCAGTCCCAGTTCCACCCCCGAGGCCGCAGGTAACAAACGTTATGTCTGCTCTCTGAACTAGTTTTTGAATTGTTGGGAGATCTTCCATTACGGACTCTTCTCCAATCTGCGGAACTGCACCGCAACCAAGTCCCCTCGTGGTCTTTTTTCCGATCAGGACTTTGTGCCGAGCTTTTATTGTGGCAAGGTGAGCAACATCAGTGTTGACGGCTATAAGCGAGGCACCCACAATTCCTTCAGAGCTGAGCCTGTTTATCGTATTGGTCCCACCACCTCCGCATCCTATTATCTTGATCCTCACACCGAGTTTCATAGCCACTTCGGCTATTTCCTGATCCTCAGGTAAGATCTCTTCGGTCTGTTGAACAGACGCCTTTTCACTCGCATTTTCTGTATTTCCGAATGCCGATTTATAGAGCAAGTCTACAATATCTCCCATAATTTCACCATGTCCTCCATGTGTCTGTCAATATTAACAAAACAGTATATATACCTTTTGTCGCTGAGATTAATAATATGCGGTAAATTAGGATTTCTGTCAAAAGACGTCATTTGTCTGACAAATATCGCAATATGTTGCTTTACGTAACAAAGACATTATATTTTTGACATTTTCTAAATTGAAATTTAGGTCAAAATTACACCGGTAAGTCTGTACTAAAGGCTCGATTTCTGGGACGAGGATTGAAGGAAAAATTAATAGCATTTGAATTATCGCCGTAAAGAGAATTTGGATAACAAAAGTAAAGAACTTGCATCATTACTTCTGCGAGAAAAGGCCGTTAAATTCGGGGACTTTATTCTAACATCGGGAAGGCATTCTGATTATTATGTCGACATAAAGGATGCGTGCACGGAACCAATAATTTTACGCCTCATTGTTGAAATTCTCAAGGATAAGATCGTGGAGAAGAAAGTCGCTGGCGTTGAACTCGGAGCCGTTCCCATTCTGGTTGGCGTGTCATATGCTCTTAACCTCCCTTATGTTATAAAACGTAAAGAAATTAAGCATGGAACCGGGAGGCTGAATATAGGGATAATAAACAAAGGTGAGCACATTGACGTGATTGAAGATGTCGTAACAACCGGGAACTCCTCACTGGAATGTGTAAAATATCTCAGGGAGAACGGTGCTTTGGTGTCGCGTGTTTATTGTGTTGTCGACCGAGAAGAGGGTGGAAAAGAACTACTTCATGCCAGTGGGGTTGAACTTATTCCGATTTTAAAAATATCTGACTTAAGATCAAGATAGAACGTCGTCAATCCTTCCAATTTCAATTGGTGTGGTTTCCCTTCCTATAAACACGCCCTTGCTGTTAGCTATGATAGACGACCCAACATAAGGATTCCCAAAATTCGCAGTGCCAGGTTCCACGGGGACCTTAAATATGCTCCTTAGTTCTAAGATTTCCTCCTCATTTGCTTCGGAGGTTACCAGCATACCCTTTGGTGTGAGTACAGCAGCACTCCCAACAGTCTTTATTCCTCCTATGGTTCCCTTTATCACTTCGACGTCCAGTGCGTCAGCTATCTTTTTTACCGAACTGGCTGTGTATCCCTTATGAACCATTGCAACCTTGTCATTGGTAATTATGTTGTTCCCAACGGCATTTAGTTTATCTTTTAGAAAAGTGATCTCTCTTTCGACACCTTCTGGCAGTTGAAAATCGGTTCCAGTGAAACCTATGATAACGCCTCTGGAATTCATAGAAAGAAGCGTCCCAACGAGATTTGAACTGTCAATCTGGACCTTGAAAGTTTTCACTCCTAGTCCAGCAGAAATCTCCGTTTCTTCCTTCTGCTCAATGCCGATAGGAAGAAAAGCGATATCCTCCCATACTCTTGCATATACTCCTATAAAATCGCTCAGGAGAATTGAGATCTTCTTAATCATAATTTTACGGAAGCAGAACTTCTGCTGTACCATCCTGGAGCTTAACAACTTTGACGGTTAGTTTTGACGGTATTTTGGTCTTTCCCCTTTCCCATATCCTGTTGTTCACCGTTGTGTCAATCCAGATCTTGGACATTTCGGTTTTCGTGTTTTTTGAGACAAAAGTCTTCAGAACATTAACCGCAGAATCAGCTCTTCTACTTCTCGATGAGAGCTTAGCTTTACGAAGCGGTACATTGAGTATGATTTCATTTTGTACTTCAGTTTCTACCATATTAACTCACTTATAGTTTGAGATTTGATCTTCTCCAGCTCCTACGCTTGGGATTCGTTGTAACTTTCCTGTCGGTTTTCATCATTACCCATCCAGGGACTCTCCTATTCGCCTTTATCCTGTTCATAAGTCTGTTCTTTCTGCCAGTTTCTTTATTCCTACTCATCCTTATCTCCTTTCTATTTTTGTTTCTCTTTGTGTTCCGGTTAATTTTGAAAGTATGCCTCTTATATCTTCATCGGTCAAAGGATTTCTGATCCTTCCCATCCCTGCCAATTGTATTAATTGATTTTCCACATTTTCTGCCATTTCAGGCTTGACCAGTCTTACGTTGGCAAGTCTTTCTCTCGCCTCAGGAGTCAATATTTGTCTAAGTATTTGTTGTCTTTTCGCCCTTTCTGTTTCCTGTTCCCTTTTTTGTTCTTCCAGCTCCTGCTGATCTTGAACCCCGCGCTGCATTTCAAGAAGTTTTCTTCTTCTTATCTGTTCAAGTTCATCTTCATCGTCCATTTTACCTCACTCATAGATATTTTTGAAGGGCAGGTGTTTTTTCGGAAATGGATTTCATCAGTTCTTTTGAAGTTTTTTCAAGGAGTGAAGTCCCTTGAGGCGTTAAGCTCCTGCCGCGTTTTTCTGTCTTAACGTATCCGAGTTCTTCCAGCGTTTTTATTGTATGCCTGATTATGAATCTGCTTCCATTTCCAGGGTGATATCGTTTCGATCCAGCGTCCACCCGGCCTCCATACTCACTGCTGAGCCTTGAGATTCCTATGGGGCCGTAGACAGATATTTTACGAAGTGTAGAAGCCATTCTTCTATAAAACCAATCAGGTGTATCCCACTTCTTTTCTTTATGCATACCTGCCTTCAGGTATCTTGTCCAATCCGGGACTTTAATCCTTTCATCTTTCTTGAATATCTCTGTTATGCTTTCGATTAGCATATCTGGCGGAACTTTCAAAGCATCAGTCATTTACTATCACGAGTTGAGGTAAATTTAAAGAGTCCTTATAACCTTAATGGTCGAAAACCGTCCTTTGCGCAAGTTGTTTACAGTGTACTTCAAATTGCGTACGGTTTGTTTTTCTTATCATATTCATTGTACTTCCGAACTGGATCAAAGGATCGAAATATGGAGGAAGATGTGAAACATATAGGCTACAGTGAACGATGCAGCAGCTGCCAGCAGAGCAAGTAACGCAGCTTTCATAGCTTCCCTAAAAACGGTCATGTTCATGGTTAGGGCTACGATCGCGTTAGAAAAACCTTGGACAAAAAAGACCAGAGAAGCGGAAACAATGAGAGCATAATAAGGTAGCAGGAAAATATAAGGTATTATCGGTATCGCGGCACCTATTATATAGAAAACACCTACATTTCTTGCAGACGTTGTAGAACCTTTATTAATGGATTTAATTTTCTGTAAATCATCGGATTGGTTCTTTAGGATTGCGCGGCGTTTGACCATTGAAATTCTGTACTTTGATTCCGTGTCAGCAGAAAGATAGGCACCCACACTCATGCTGATGGCTCCACTGATTGCAACTACGAGCCCGCCAAGGGCAATGTAATAATGGTCCGTTATTAGTGCAGTTAACCCTGCAAGCGCCGCTAGAACTTCCACGAGCCCATCGCTCATCCCATAGACAATGTCTCTGTTCCTCGAAACGAGCTTCTCGTTTTCTTCTAGTGAATAACTAAAGATATCCTCGTGCTCAATTTCGTCATCGATTATCCCCTCTATGTCAGTTTTGAAATTTTTGTTGTCCTGGGAGACGTCAGCAAAGGATCTGTATTTTGCCACGGTTTCAACTTCACCATGCTCCATCAATTTGACGGTAATTCCAGTGCCGAGAACAATGTGAAACATCAGAAGCATGCGGATTTTGAGTTTTCTAGACCTTATGTGGGCCGTTGAAATTCCATTCCGCTCGAGGAAATCTTTCCAGAATTTTGAATGCTTCTCTTCAACGGAAGCAAGCATGGAAAGTTCCTTGCTTAAACGATCATCGGAAACGCGTTCCGAGAGTTTCCTGTAAAATTCCATATCTGTAAGCTCATCTCTATAGAATGTCCTGATTTTTGCAAGCTTCTTGGAAACTTCCACGTAACGGTAACATGTTCAAAATAATAAACTTAGAGATATCGTTTTACGAGATTCGTATTACTAATACGTTTTGCATTTAGAAAAATATATATTATTAGTTGATATAAGTAGATTATGATGGAAAATACAAATTATGAAAAACTGGAAAAAATCGATATGAAGGTTACGCCGCCCGGTCCGAAGGCAAAGCAGGTTATTGAGGACGACAAGAAGTTTCTTGCAACCACAACAAAGTCATTACCCATCGTATGTGACACGGCAAGTGGTTCCTTTGTAAAAGATGTTGACGGGAATGTGTACCTGGATTTTGCCATGGGGATCAGCGTCACAAACGTCGGGCATGTAAATCCAGAAGTTTTAAAGAGCGTGGAGGAACAACTGCACAAGTTCTGGCACTTTGCAGGAACAGACTTCTATTATCCTCAGCAGGTTGAAGCGGCCAAGGCAATCAGCTCAGTGACTCCTGGAAAATTCCAGAAAAAGGTTTTCTTCACTAACAGCGGCACAGAGTCAAATGAGGCAGCAATCAAGTTTGTAAAGACGTATACGAAGAAACAGGAATTCATCGGTTTTATCGGCGGTTTTCATGGAAGGACCACAGGTTCTCTCTCTTTCACTTCGTCAAAGGCAATACAACAGAAAGGGTTCTTCCCGGCACTTCCGGGTGTGTTTCATGCACCATATCCTGATCCATACAGGAACCCGTTTGGCATAGACGGTTATGAAGAGCCTGACGAACTAGAGGATCGCGTTATGGACTTCATTGAAAAGTTCATGATCAAGACATTCATTCCACCTGCCAATCTTGCGGGATTTCTCGTGGAACCGATCCAGGGTGAGGGAGGATACATAGTTCCTCCAAAAAATTTCCATAAAAAACTAAGGAAACTTGCAGATGAAAACAACGCTGTGGTAATAATGGATGAGGTTCAGACAGGATTTGGGCGAACCGGGAAGTTCTTTGCGTCAGAGCATTTCGGCGTTGAGCCGGAGGTAATTTCCCTGGCAAAGTCAATAGCATCAGGTATACCCATGGGTGCCGTTGTTGTAAAGGACAAATTGGATTTCCCGGAGTCTGGATTGCACTCTAATACGTTTGGAGGGAATCCGATCGCAAGCGTTGCTTCAATTGCGACAATAAAGTATATCCAGGAGAATAATCTCTTAAAGAATGCTACTGTTCAGGGAGAATACCTCAGAATGAGACTGAGAGAGCTCATGGACAAGTATACGAGCATTGGCGACGTCAGAGGTCTCGGATTGATGGTTGGTGTAGATTTCGTAAAGGATAGGAAAACGAAAGAACCAGATGCCAAGTTCAGGAACAGCGTATTACTAAAGTCTCTGGAGAACGGCCTGATCCTGCTTTCCACGGGATCCAGCTCAATTCGAATCATACCCGCACTAAACGTTACGGAAGCACAGATAGACATGGGAATGGAAGCTTTCGAAAAGGCCATAAAAACTTCCATTTAAACTATTTAATAATTTTTTTATCTAAATATTAAACTTCCTGATTTACATAATCTATTATTTTGATCAAGGGCATACCGTCCTGCCACTTTAAGAAAAAGTTTCCATTTCTGGTGATACCTATTTTTGGAATCCTGTCATAGAGCCGTCTCACCCTGCCCACCGGCTGGGAAGGTGTGGAAAATATTCTCCAGGGGTCTCCAGATGCATTTTTTATCCTGAAGGCGTAAATAACGAAAAGCCCTGCCCTAGCACAATTGGCCATGAGTCTCTCCGCTTGTTCTTGGCGTTGACCGGATGCTTCTGTAAACATCAGTGTATCGGAGATAGAGGATTTCACTTCAATTACAAAAGAGAAATCCGATCTTAAGGCTATTAAGTCTGCCCCAAGAGACCCGGCCGAGCGAGTGACATAAAACGGCTTTGAGATCAGTGAACTTATGATTTGCTTTCCCGCTTCATCTAACT is a window of Thermoplasmatales archaeon DNA encoding:
- the pyrE gene encoding orotate phosphoribosyltransferase, which encodes MDNKSKELASLLLREKAVKFGDFILTSGRHSDYYVDIKDACTEPIILRLIVEILKDKIVEKKVAGVELGAVPILVGVSYALNLPYVIKRKEIKHGTGRLNIGIINKGEHIDVIEDVVTTGNSSLECVKYLRENGALVSRVYCVVDREEGGKELLHASGVELIPILKISDLRSR
- a CDS encoding translation initiation factor IF-6 yields the protein MIKKISILLSDFIGVYARVWEDIAFLPIGIEQKEETEISAGLGVKTFKVQIDSSNLVGTLLSMNSRGVIIGFTGTDFQLPEGVEREITFLKDKLNAVGNNIITNDKVAMVHKGYTASSVKKIADALDVEVIKGTIGGIKTVGSAAVLTPKGMLVTSEANEEEILELRSIFKVPVEPGTANFGNPYVGSSIIANSKGVFIGRETTPIEIGRIDDVLS
- a CDS encoding 50S ribosomal protein L31e; its protein translation is MVETEVQNEIILNVPLRKAKLSSRSRRADSAVNVLKTFVSKNTKTEMSKIWIDTTVNNRIWERGKTKIPSKLTVKVVKLQDGTAEVLLP
- a CDS encoding 50S ribosomal protein L39e, whose product is MSRNKETGRKNRLMNRIKANRRVPGWVMMKTDRKVTTNPKRRSWRRSNLKL
- a CDS encoding DNA-binding protein; this translates as MDDEDELEQIRRRKLLEMQRGVQDQQELEEQKREQETERAKRQQILRQILTPEARERLANVRLVKPEMAENVENQLIQLAGMGRIRNPLTDEDIRGILSKLTGTQRETKIERR
- a CDS encoding 30S ribosomal protein S19e produces the protein MTDALKVPPDMLIESITEIFKKDERIKVPDWTRYLKAGMHKEKKWDTPDWFYRRMASTLRKISVYGPIGISRLSSEYGGRVDAGSKRYHPGNGSRFIIRHTIKTLEELGYVKTEKRGRSLTPQGTSLLEKTSKELMKSISEKTPALQKYL
- a CDS encoding VIT1/CCC1 family protein produces the protein MEVSKKLAKIRTFYRDELTDMEFYRKLSERVSDDRLSKELSMLASVEEKHSKFWKDFLERNGISTAHIRSRKLKIRMLLMFHIVLGTGITVKLMEHGEVETVAKYRSFADVSQDNKNFKTDIEGIIDDEIEHEDIFSYSLEENEKLVSRNRDIVYGMSDGLVEVLAALAGLTALITDHYYIALGGLVVAISGAISMSVGAYLSADTESKYRISMVKRRAILKNQSDDLQKIKSINKGSTTSARNVGVFYIIGAAIPIIPYIFLLPYYALIVSASLVFFVQGFSNAIVALTMNMTVFREAMKAALLALLAAAASFTVAYMFHIFLHISIL
- a CDS encoding acetyl ornithine aminotransferase family protein, whose protein sequence is MMENTNYEKLEKIDMKVTPPGPKAKQVIEDDKKFLATTTKSLPIVCDTASGSFVKDVDGNVYLDFAMGISVTNVGHVNPEVLKSVEEQLHKFWHFAGTDFYYPQQVEAAKAISSVTPGKFQKKVFFTNSGTESNEAAIKFVKTYTKKQEFIGFIGGFHGRTTGSLSFTSSKAIQQKGFFPALPGVFHAPYPDPYRNPFGIDGYEEPDELEDRVMDFIEKFMIKTFIPPANLAGFLVEPIQGEGGYIVPPKNFHKKLRKLADENNAVVIMDEVQTGFGRTGKFFASEHFGVEPEVISLAKSIASGIPMGAVVVKDKLDFPESGLHSNTFGGNPIASVASIATIKYIQENNLLKNATVQGEYLRMRLRELMDKYTSIGDVRGLGLMVGVDFVKDRKTKEPDAKFRNSVLLKSLENGLILLSTGSSSIRIIPALNVTEAQIDMGMEAFEKAIKTSI